ACTGCGCAGAATAAGACCGGTGCGTTATACGAACTATTGCAGCATTTTCACGCTTCGGACATAAGTCTGACTCGAATTGAAACGCGGCCTGCAGGGCAAGGCGCATGGAAGTATATGTTTTATATTGACTTTGAAGGGCACTTCAGTGATCCCGATGTTCAGAAAGCACTAGATGCACTGATCGCGGACTCTGTTGAGCTTAAGTTACTGGGTTCTTATCCGGTTGCGGTTATCTGATACGTATCTGTGGCTAAAGAGAATACATACATGGCGTGTGATTTTTATAAGTTAGCTGTTCCCGGTGTAAAGGACCTGAGTCCTTATCAGCCGGGTAAGCCTATTGATGAGCTAGAGCGTGAGCTGGGGATCAGTAACAGCATCAAGCTGGCCAGTAATGAAAATCCTTTAGGCCCTAGTAAGCAGGTGAATGCAGCTATTAATGCCGAGCTTTCTGACTTGAGCCGCTATCCTGATGCAAATGGTTTCGCGCTTAAGCAGGCTTTACAGGAACGCTTTAATATTGCCGCCGGTAAAATTACGCTGGGTAACGGCTCTAATGATGTTCTGGAACTGCTTGGCAGAGTGTTCCTGCAGCCTGGTAATGAAGTCATATATTCTGCACATTCCTTTGTTGTATATATGTTGGTTGCCCAGGCGAGTGGAGCGAAAAGTATAGTGACCCCTGCGCAAGAATGGGGGCATGATCTGGACGCAATGGCAAAAGCTATAACGCCTGAAACCCGGATGATATTTATCGCAAACCCGAATAATCCGACAGGTACCTGGGCAGATCAGTCTGCCTTGGATACTTTTATGGCAAAAGTGCCAGACAATGTTTTGGTTGTGCTGGATGAGGCTTACACCGAGTACGTAACTGAAGCGACCTATCCTGATG
The DNA window shown above is from Aliamphritea ceti and carries:
- the hisC gene encoding histidinol-phosphate transaminase; this encodes MACDFYKLAVPGVKDLSPYQPGKPIDELERELGISNSIKLASNENPLGPSKQVNAAINAELSDLSRYPDANGFALKQALQERFNIAAGKITLGNGSNDVLELLGRVFLQPGNEVIYSAHSFVVYMLVAQASGAKSIVTPAQEWGHDLDAMAKAITPETRMIFIANPNNPTGTWADQSALDTFMAKVPDNVLVVLDEAYTEYVTEATYPDGLLLQNTFSNLIVTRTFSKAYGLAAMRVGYAVADAAITDLLNRVRPPFNVNSLALAAAVAALNDEAHLQSSINLNLQGMKQLEQGFTELGLSWIPSVGNFITLDCGKEAAPVYQGLLQEGVIVRPVANYGMPNHLRITVGLPEENQRCLVALEKVLSL